The nucleotide sequence CGTTGGGGTCAAGTGAAGTGGTGGCGCAGGTAACGGTGGCGGTGTTGACGATTCTATCGTAGGCGATATCATAAGGTGCCTGGACCGTGATGGTAAGGGTGGCCTGCTGGTTGGTGTCCAAACCCGGTATGTGCCAGTTGACGGAGTGTGATTGCTGATCGTAGCTGGCGTTCCCTACGGAAGGGGTGGCGCTGACGAAACTCGCCTGGAAAGGAAGCTCATCCCCCACATCGGCATACTCCACAGGATCAGGACCGTGATTCACAACCGTCAAGGTATAGGTCACCTGCTCGCCGATCGTCACGGGATCGGGCGAGTCGGTCTTCGTTATCTCCAGATCGGAGATCGGCGCGGATTTATACTCGTAAGCTCCGATATCGGGTGCGCTCCCCTGAGATCTGGGCATATATTCAAGATCGACAAGAGGTATTCCGGTTCCGCTCATTCCAGCATCTATAGCCGGGCTTCCCTGCTGGAGGTGATAGTCTCCTTCCGTTCCCCAGGCGGGAGATACAAAGAGAGGATCACGTGAAAGGTTCCCCTCCCCGAGTTCTCCCGCCTCTATCTGTGCGGCCGTGTAATCCCTACCATTCGCATATACCTGAACGTCCTGCCCAGGGCGGTAGAAAATGCAGTGTTCGGCGGTGAAGTTCACCACATCGCTTATGTAGACTATTCCCCCTCCACCGGCGATGATGGTATTACGCATCACCAGCGTGATCGGATTGGCGGTGCTCGGATATAGCGGGTCCGGATACTGAACATACATGGAATAGGCCTCTCTTGTGGGATTGTCATGGACGGTGGTGTTGACGATCTCGAAATGGGCGTTGAGCTGCTCGATCTGGTCTATCACTATCCCAGCCCACGGCGAAGCTCCTCCCACGCCATCCCCTGTGCCGTAGATAAGGCAGTTCTCTATCTTGCTGTTATCCCCCCAAAGCTTTATCCCATCGCAGGAGTTATTGGCGACGATGCAATTGTGAATGTAGGTGTTCTGCGCTTTAGAGTCCAGCCCATCCCCTTTGTTGTGTTCGACGATACAATCGGCTATTTCCACAGGCCCGTCCGAAGGCTCTATCCCGAACCCATCCGGTCGATCATAGGGATTATTGGGGTTATCCTCGACGCCTTGGTAGTAGTGTCCGCTATAAGAGAGATGACATCCTCTAATGACGACGTCCCTCCACCCACCTTGACTCCCTCTGGGTCCTCCCAGTCCTCCGAAACCGCAGTGATGGACCCGGCAGTTCTCGACCAGAAGATCCTCCACATCTTGAATGTTCATCCCGAATTCATCTATGTGGTGGATGTGGAGGTTTTTGAGGACGATATGGCTTGCGGGACTACCAAGGATCTCCAGACCGTCCCTGAATAAGGCGCCACCATCGCTCGTTATTTCGATGTTTTCTATCCTGACATAGCTGCATCCCGAGAGATCTATCGCCGTCAACAGGTTGCCTCTTCCGGCTAATATAGGGGTGTTTTCCTCCTCGCCGATTATGGTGATCCAGGCATCGGAACGACCTGATGTGGGAGCGATTATATCGTCCGGATACCGACTCAGGACATATCTTCCGCCGAGGATGATAAGGGTATCGCCCGGTTGGAGCTGCCTGGAACCATATCCGGGTGTTGCCCATGGATGATCATGCGTGCCCGGATTGGAGTTATCGCCGTTAGGGGAGACGTAGTAGATGCTCCCGTAGAGCTGCGACACACCTACAGAGGCAAGTCCTATAAGGATCAGGATGGCGAGAGCTTTTCTAGTCATGGCCCTTCCTCCTCATGGACATGTTTCGGGATGAAGCGGTTCCTCTCTTTTCTTCACCGATCTTTTCGCCTGAATGCGCCGATTTATCCAGCCCGACCACGAATTTCAAGATTGAAATGACATCATGGGGGGTTACCCTGTCATCGCCGTCCACATCGGCTATCTTTCTTTCATCCTCCGATAGATCTCTCAGCCCGGCACATGATTGCAGGACCAAAGACGCGTCGAACGCCGTTATCCTCCCGTTTCCCGTCACGTCGCCGGGCTGAACCACATAAGCATAAAAAGGGATCTCGATCGATGAGGATGCCGGATCACCGGCTTTCACGGTCAATTTGCCGGAATGTTTACCGAGCTCATCTGAGAGAAAATTCACCTCCACCTCAGCGCTGGAACCGGGTGGGATAAAAAGCGAGGTGACGGAAAATGTGATCTCCGGAGGTCCAACCAGATCAATTGACACCATATTCTCCCCGGTGTTTGATATGGTCAGGATCAGCTTTTTCGGTTTCCCGATGAGAACCTCACCGAAGCGAAGTTTGGAAGGTTGCACAGATATGGCGGATGAGGGAAGGATATGATATCGCGAGTAGATCGTCCCCAACTCGTCCTCCATATCGAATTCCATCGCTGACCAGTCTTCTTTGAATTCAATTATATCCTTTGGCATCGCCACATCCATCACCCTCCAGAGCTCTGAAAGCTCGCCGTTGATCGGATCATCGTCCACCTCCGGCTGGTGATCCTGGCTTTGAGGCGTATCGGCTATATCCCACAACACGCTTGCTACTGCTCCCTCGACGATCGAGCCGTCCTCATTATTGCCATTTCCATTTGGATCGCCGCTCCACCACTCGTTCTCCTCGATGTTCGGCGTGGACTTGTTGATCCAATACGTGACGTTGAAGGCGTTATCATCCACGAGGGCCTCGAAGAACTCCGCCCATCCCTCGGTCATCGCGAATCCCCTGTCGGAGACCGTGGTGAGCTGATGGGAACCCTCATAGATCTTATCAGGAAGGTTATAAGCGTTATAGTCATAAAGGGCGGACATAACCGAGTGCCCGTATTCATGGATGATCGTCGTTCGTCGCCATTCCCACCCTGTCGGTATGGTTATCGACTCGTCATATATCTTCCCGTCTGAATGATACCAGTAATGATAATAAGGCCAGTTGCCGCTGGGATACTCCACCCTTATCCTTCTCCTCGACCATCCCAACTTTTCCATCAGGAAATCGTGGGCATCCATAACGGTATCGTGAATAAATCCTAACATCCTGTAAGGATTGGCGGAATCGAAGATGTAATCTATCCTATAGCTCCCTGTCTGCGATATGGAATGGGATATAGATCGAAACCGATATACGTTCTGATCCGAATCTGTGAGAGATAAAACATCGTTTTCAAACCGTACTTCAATGCATATCGAAAGGGGAAGATTGCTGGATATGGAAAAGAGATATTCTCCGTCTCGATCGGTAAACGCCTCCCCGAGCACCGTCTCTTCCGGGGTGGAGATAAGCCTCACTTTGACGGATCGGACGGGTTTTTCGACCTGAGCGTTATCGTCGAAATAGAGTATTTTGCCGGAGATCGTCGTCGTCCCACCAGGGGCGAAGGAGAGAACTCTTAAGCGGAGTTTAGCGAGGTATTGAGATGGGGCGAGGCTGACGCCGAAAGTTGAGCTGGGGATAGATAGGGTAAACTGCTGAGACACCTTCCTCCCGTCGGCTAACATGGCGTAGACGGAGACGTGCAGCGAAGGAACAGGAGATGTGAACTTTATACGGACGGAATAGGATCTCTCGTCGCCATATGAGATGGTATCGTTGAACTCCGTCCTCTCACCCAGGACTTTAACGCCGCGGGGAAGCCTGAAGACCACCTTCACACTGACCCGGTCAACATGTTCTTTGAGGTGTAGGTGCAGGGTTAAAATATTCTCATGATCTATCATCGGCCGGTCCGACAGCTCCATCTTCCCTTCTAGGAGCTGAGGGTAAAGCCTATCGGCATATGAAGTACCCACCGTAACGGCCACAAGCAAAGCTGTGCTCAGATAGAATATCTCCCTTAATCTCATCTCCTAATCGCCTTACTTTTGCAGGGCAGAACCACCACCCCGTCGGAAACGGCGGCACATAAAGTGCTGCCCTACGAAAGTGTTACCATGGTTGTAAACTATCTCCTCTTCCATCACCTTAGACCTCATTTTTTAAAGAGCACTGTTAATATGATGGTGACCAGCATCGGGAGCAATACGCCGACGATTATCCCTACCAGATATCTGAAGTTTTTATGGATTTCATCTTTCAGTCCATCTATTTTTGAGTTCAGCTCTCCTATTTCCCTCATCACTTCGGTCCTCAATCTATCGTCCCTGCTTAGCATTTCATCTCTCAACTCGTTCATCTCAGACCTCAGCCTGCCTATCTCTCCCATCACCTCAGTCCGTAACCCATCGATCCTGGTATGCATCTCAGCTCGCATGTCGCTCATCTCTGCCCTCAAACTGGCTATCTCCCCTCTCAGCGTATCCGTCTCTGACTTCACGGCGTTGCGCAGATCGCTTATCTCCACCTCTATGTGATTCAACCTCTGATTGATCTGTTCCATTATCCCTTCAAGCCTTGCCAGCCTTTCTTCCATGCTCTCTTCCATCTTTAGCGCTCCTCAACGGGGAAATTTTCGATCAACCCAACTACCCTCCTGAGGATGAGGGCGGCATCGTAGGCTGTGATTTTCCCGTCGCCGCTGACGTCGGCCGCCTCGAGGGCCTCCTGGGATAGATCTTCAAGACCGACTATGTGTCTCAGGACGAACACCGCATCATAGGGGGTCACCCTGCCATCGCCGCTCACGTCGCCGAAGAGCACCCCTTCCATCATGAATTCCATCTCGCCCATCTCATCGCCGGAGGAGCCATCGGATACGATCAGTTTCGGGATCAACCGGCCTCTGCTTTTAGGCTCGAAGGAGAGCTCTATTTCGGCCTCGTCGTTCGGCGGCAGGTTCAGTGAATCTATCTTTTCACCATTCAGCTTGAAAATCACGCCATCTATCCCCTCACCCTCCAGTTTTAGTTTGAGATGAAGGGGTGAATCCGACATGTTCCTGAGCCTAAGCTTACGCCTTACCAGTTTTCCTAACGGGTATCTCCCCAGTCTGATCCTAGGCGATATAATCGGAGGTGGGGAGACCGGCCTTATCGGAAGAACGGGGATGATGATCGCTGGAGGCTCCCACGGCTCGATCTGCATGGAGCCGATCCCCTCGGACGGCTCATATTCCGGGTCTCCTTCGAAAACCGCCTTGATTTCGATCCTCTTTTCAGACGGAGCCATAACGAAACACATGAGCTTTGCTATCCCTTCATCGTTCGTCTTCGCCCTACCTTTGTAGAGGCCGTCCATGTAGAACTTGACAGGTTTAGCCGAAAGCGGGTTGCCGTCGGAATCTTTCAAGACAGCGGTGACTTTTACAAGCTGGCCCAATCTGCATCGTACCTCCGGCACCTCGATCGAGGTTTCCTTTCGTTCCACCGATTCCCCCAAGGTGAAGATCACCTCGACGTTTCTCCTGGGCAGATAGAACCACCCCGAGGAATGAAATTCGAGATAAACCCCCTCTCCGTTCTTTGACAGAGAGAGATCCACTGGTTTGTATTTCACCACGTTCGAATCGGGAGGCAATTTGACGAATAGGTCGATGCTCTCATATCTTTTCGTAAAGACCCTGCCCGTCCCGAAGGCATATCTCAGGAGATATTCGCCCTCGTTTTCAGTTAGTTCATGTGAGTATCTTACATCTATTTCGATCTTCCGTGCCTCAGAGATGGACAGCTTACATTGAATGAGCTGGAAGTCCTTAAATTCGGGATATGGGTTTTCTATGACTTCATATTCGAGCTCCCTTTCTGTTCCGTCCTCGTCCTTCACGATCACCTTTATATCTTGGGCGTTTGGGGGAACCGGAAAGTGGATTATAAGATCCTGGGGGATCTCTATCCGCTTACCTACATCCGGCCAGTCCAGGCCTGGTATTCTCACGCTCATCTTGGCCTTACAGATGACGTCGGAGAGGAGTTTATCATCCTGGTTTGAAACTACGATCCTGACGTCCTCGTTGAACAGCTCAATCCGGAGCTTGCCTATAAGGATCGGATTTGCCCCGGCGTTCAATACGAACCCGATGGATAAGATTAGAGAGGTAAAAATCGCCGCTATACCTTTCATTCTCCTTCCTCCTTGAGCTTTGCTATTTCAACGTTGAGGTTATGATGGCGGCCATCAATGTGGCCCATGAGCCTATCAGGGCGGCTATGATCCATTTCATGAAGCTGTAAAATCTATCGTCCATCCTCCGGAATCCCTCTCTCATTTC is from Candidatus Poribacteria bacterium and encodes:
- a CDS encoding DUF1640 domain-containing protein — encoded protein: MEESMEERLARLEGIMEQINQRLNHIEVEISDLRNAVKSETDTLRGEIASLRAEMSDMRAEMHTRIDGLRTEVMGEIGRLRSEMNELRDEMLSRDDRLRTEVMREIGELNSKIDGLKDEIHKNFRYLVGIIVGVLLPMLVTIILTVLFKK